Part of the Bacillus cabrialesii genome is shown below.
ATGAAAAGAAACCGAAAAAACAAGTGAAAAAATCAAAAAAACCTTTCCCGCCGCGTCCGGAAAAAGATATTCTGCTTTTTATCGAGGAGCATTCCCGGGAGCTGGAGCCGTGGCAGCGTGATATCTTAACCATGATGAGAGAGGAAATGCTTTATTTTTGGCCTCAGCTTGAAACAAAGATTATGAATGAGGGCTGGGCTTCCTATTGGCACCAGCGAATTATACGTGAGCTTGATTTAACCTCTGATGAAGCGATAGAGTTCGCCAAGCTGAATGCAGGTGTCGTACAGCCGTCTAAAACAGGCATCAATCCTTATTATTTAGGGCTGAAAATATTTGAAGACATTGAGGAGCGGTACAACAACCCGACGGAAGAAATGAAGAAAATGGGCGTGCGGCCTGACTCGGGCCGGGAGAAGATGTTTGAGGTCAGGGAAATTGAATCGGATATTTCTTTCATCCGCAATTATTTAACAAAAGACTTAGTTATGCGCGAGGATCTTTATTTGTTCCAAAAACAGGGCAGAGATTATAAAATCATCGATAAAGAATGGAAGTCGGTGCGTGACCAGCTTGTGAGCATGCGGGTCAACGGCGGTTTTCCATATTTGACGGTAAACGACGGCGATTATATGAAAAATAACGAGCTCTATATTAAGCATTGGTATGAAGGCATAGAGTTGGATTTAAAATATTTGGAGAAAGTGCTGCCTTATTTATTCCAGCTTTGGGGGAGAAGCGTGCACATTGAGTCTGTGCTTGAGGATAAGGAAGTCATGTTTTCGTACGACGGAAAAGGTGTTCACCGCAGATATCTATAAAAAAGAGGGTGCAGTGTTCTGCATCCTCTTTATTTTCCTGTTTTTAAAATCTTAAATATGATAGTTGCCTGATCGGTATTGTTAATCAGTCCGCGGAATTTCTCTTTTCCAGGGCCGTACGCGTATACTGGCACTTCTTCGCCGGTATGATCGGCACTTGTCCAGCCGCTGTTAGATCGTGTGTTAAAAATCTTGATGATGGCTTTGTAGGCGCCTTTGCTTTTGTCAGCTTGTGCAGCGGCTTGAATACTTTTGATTTCTTCAGATGTAAATGTCAGATTTGTATAGCGGGTGAGCACATCTTTGGCCGGTTTGCCTTCACTGATTTTTTTTGCCATAAATTCAGGTGTTTTTTTCGCTGCGAGAATCGGCTCCGCGTGCCAATTTTTTTCACCGTTTGCGCCAATGGTGAATCCGCCGGTTGTATGGTCAGCGTTTGCAATGACAAGCGTATGTTTATCTTTTTTCGCAAAATCAATCGCGGCTTTGTAGGCCTGTTCAAAATCTTTAACCTCACTCATGGCTCCTACTGTATCATTGTCATGGGCGGCCCAGTCGATTTGGCTTCCTTCGACCATCAAGAAAAATCCTTTTTTATTTTGGTTCAGGCGGTCAATGGCTGAAACCGTCATGTCTTTAAGAGACGGTGTTTTACTGTCACGGTCGAGCGCTTTAGCAAGCCCACCGTCTGCGAAAAGCCCGAGCACCTGCTGATCTTTATTTTTCTTCAGCGCTTCTTTTGTTGTCACATAGCTGTAGCCCGCTTGTTTGAATTCCTTCGTTACATTTCGGTCCTTGCGGTTAAAATACGATTTTCCGCCGCCAAGCAAAACGTCTATTTTTTGTTTGCCTTTTATTTTGTCATCCATATAGCTGTTGGCGATTTGGTTCATGTTTTTCCGTGATTCATTGTGGGCGCCGTATGCGGCTGGTGTGGCGTGGTTAATTTCAGACGTTGCGACAAGCCCTGTTGACTTGCCTTGCTGTTTGGCCTCTTCCAGTACTGATTTTACTTTTTTCCTGTTTTTATCAACGCCAATTGCATTGTTATATGTCTTCACGCCTGTCGCTAATGCTGTTCCGGCGGCTGCTGAGTCTGTGATATTATGGTCGGGGTCATCCGGGTGTGTCATCATCATGCCTGTCAGGTTCCGGTCAAATTCAGTTAATTTTGGATTATTCGGTGTTTTACCGTTATTTTTCATGGAACGATAGGCGTTTATGTAAGGCGTCCCCATGCCGTCGCCGATCATCACAATGACATTTCTGATTTCGGCTTTGTCTTGTTTTTTGGCGCTTGCCTTTTCGGTTTGCTGCAGCTCGGCTCCGGCAAAGACTCCGGCTGTGAGGACAGTAACAGCGGCAATTGGCAAAAGTTTTGTTTTCATGTTTTGAAACAAATTCATTTATTGCATGCCTCCTTTAATGTATTCTGTCTATCATGTTAGGGAATTCTTGTTAAATGCGGCTGTTGATCATGTAAATATTGAGTAAAGCATTGTAAGAACTGCTGTTTCGTTATCTTGCCTTATTTGGTGTAAAGCATTCATTTTTTCAGAAAAATCTTTACCTCTAGAGCCCTTGCATGATATGTTTGTTTAAATAAAAAAACTGCGATAACCGCAGCTTTCCTCGACTATGCTTTGTCACACATTCTTCCAATAAGTGAGTTAACCCCGAAAGTTCTCATTTATTTCCTTTATGTTGAAAAACATTCCATAAAACATGACAAAAGCACTCGGTTTTTGTCACCTTTGAAACGAAAATGAAATATTTAATACCCTTAAAAACTTTTTTTAAAAACGAATAATTAAGAAATTTGTCGCATGAAGTCAAGACTATTTCTGTTGGGAATCTATCCTTATAATAGAAAACAATAAGATTAATTTAAAAAAGAGATAGATATATATAGATTTACTATTTGGGGAGGAAAATATGAAAAAGCAAATCATTACAGCGACGACAGCAGTCGTTTTAGGATCGACATTATTTGCAGGAGCGGCATCTGCGCAAAGCATTAAGGTGAAAAAAGGCGACACGTTATGGGATCTTTCAAGAAAATACGACACAACGATCAGTAAAATTAAATCAGAGAACCACCTTCGTTCTGATTTCATTTACGCAGGACAGACGTTATCGATTAACGGCAAATCGACAAGCTCAAAAAGCAGCAGCTCTTCATCATCATCTTCTTCTACATACAAAGTAAAGAGCGGAGACAGCCTGTGGAAAATTTCAAAAAAATACGGCATGACAGTCAGTGAACTGAAAAAACTGAATGGCTTAAAATCAGATTTGCTCCGCATTGGACAAGTCCTGAAATTGAAAGGTTCAACAAGCTCAAAGAGCTCTAGCTCATCAAAGGTATCAACGTCTTCAACTTCTACTTATAAAGTGAAACGCGGGGACAGTCTGTCTAAAATCGCAAAACAATACGGCACGACAGTTAGCAAATTGAAAAGCTTAAACGGCTTAAAATCAGATGTCATCTATGTCAACCAAGTGTTGAAAGTGAAAGGAACAAGCTCAAAAACTGTTTCTTCCAGCTCTTCATCATCTTCAAGCAGCAAAACATCATCTGCTACATCACTTAATGTGAGCAAGCTGGTTTCTGATGCAAAAGCGTTAATCGGAACGCCATACAAATGGGGCGGAACGACAACTTCCGGCTTTGACTGCAGCGGATTCATCTGGTACGTACTGAATAAACAAACAAGTGTGGGCAGAACAAGCACTGCGGGTTACTGGAGTTCTATGAAGAGCGTTTCCAGCCCTTCTGTCGGTGATTTTGTCTTCTTCACAACATATAAATCCGGCCCTTCTCACATGGGGATTTATATTGGAAACAACAGTTTTGTTCATGCGGGATCTGACGGCGTGCAAATCAGCAGCCTGGACAACAGCTACTGGAAGCCTCGTTACCTCGGCGCGAAAAGATTCTAATTTTAAAAGGAAACCCGTTCATTGGAACGGGTTTTTTTCATTAGACGAAGCACAGTCGTATAGGTTGCTCCTAAAAATGAAAATGTGATAGAAAATCCAAAAATTTTTTTTCTTTCTTATTTTCATAAAGGGCGATTGCGTAAGCGCCGGCATAGGGCAGCTGTACAGATTGATAAGGGATTCTGATCATCTGTTTCTCTGCTAATTCACGCTTTACTGTAGATAAGGGCAGAAATGAAACCCCTAGCCCTTCCTTAATAAACCGTTTCGTTATATGTGTTTGAGTGACTTTCATTGTTCTCACAAATGGAAATGTCACTCTGACTTGACGGAGCAAGTCGTCCCAGTAATCAGGGTGATTGTGGGTCAAAAGCAGGTATTGCTCCAGCACCTCTTTGGCATCAATTTCTTTGTCTTCTATGAAACGCTGAT
Proteins encoded:
- the spoVR gene encoding stage V sporulation protein SpoVR, coding for MNAEEKKGLQRAIEEITDIAKGFGLDFYPMRYEICPAEIIYTFGAYGMPTRFSHWSFGKQFHKMKLHYDLGLSKIYELVINSDPCYAFLLDSNALIQNKLIVAHVLAHCDFFKNNCRFQNTKRDMVESMAATAERIKHYEQVHGIKEVEAFLDAILSIQEHIDPSLVRPKLLWSVDDEEEELEEAATPYDDLWSLDEKKPKKQVKKSKKPFPPRPEKDILLFIEEHSRELEPWQRDILTMMREEMLYFWPQLETKIMNEGWASYWHQRIIRELDLTSDEAIEFAKLNAGVVQPSKTGINPYYLGLKIFEDIEERYNNPTEEMKKMGVRPDSGREKMFEVREIESDISFIRNYLTKDLVMREDLYLFQKQGRDYKIIDKEWKSVRDQLVSMRVNGGFPYLTVNDGDYMKNNELYIKHWYEGIELDLKYLEKVLPYLFQLWGRSVHIESVLEDKEVMFSYDGKGVHRRYL
- the phoA gene encoding alkaline phosphatase PhoA, yielding MNLFQNMKTKLLPIAAVTVLTAGVFAGAELQQTEKASAKKQDKAEIRNVIVMIGDGMGTPYINAYRSMKNNGKTPNNPKLTEFDRNLTGMMMTHPDDPDHNITDSAAAGTALATGVKTYNNAIGVDKNRKKVKSVLEEAKQQGKSTGLVATSEINHATPAAYGAHNESRKNMNQIANSYMDDKIKGKQKIDVLLGGGKSYFNRKDRNVTKEFKQAGYSYVTTKEALKKNKDQQVLGLFADGGLAKALDRDSKTPSLKDMTVSAIDRLNQNKKGFFLMVEGSQIDWAAHDNDTVGAMSEVKDFEQAYKAAIDFAKKDKHTLVIANADHTTGGFTIGANGEKNWHAEPILAAKKTPEFMAKKISEGKPAKDVLTRYTNLTFTSEEIKSIQAAAQADKSKGAYKAIIKIFNTRSNSGWTSADHTGEEVPVYAYGPGKEKFRGLINNTDQATIIFKILKTGK
- a CDS encoding LysM peptidoglycan-binding domain-containing protein gives rise to the protein MKKQIITATTAVVLGSTLFAGAASAQSIKVKKGDTLWDLSRKYDTTISKIKSENHLRSDFIYAGQTLSINGKSTSSKSSSSSSSSSSTYKVKSGDSLWKISKKYGMTVSELKKLNGLKSDLLRIGQVLKLKGSTSSKSSSSSKVSTSSTSTYKVKRGDSLSKIAKQYGTTVSKLKSLNGLKSDVIYVNQVLKVKGTSSKTVSSSSSSSSSSKTSSATSLNVSKLVSDAKALIGTPYKWGGTTTSGFDCSGFIWYVLNKQTSVGRTSTAGYWSSMKSVSSPSVGDFVFFTTYKSGPSHMGIYIGNNSFVHAGSDGVQISSLDNSYWKPRYLGAKRF